The Apium graveolens cultivar Ventura chromosome 11, ASM990537v1, whole genome shotgun sequence genome has a window encoding:
- the LOC141697022 gene encoding uncharacterized protein LOC141697022 — protein MMGNYCHGEDNFVDACEEVSSLSSGCSDDCCVSNSFKYEYWTKNMETVHERRERFLRWMGLSMNRHPSGSEDMGDCDELKRNGDGIGKDEPIHSGLIDRFMSCRSFLSCQTNEDLESAQADGMSENPMHRIRNLDDGSEFLVDELGPDGMLSKLRIVGTDRKVTAEEFQKAVGSSTFVQQFLQKKNETSKLADVKKKVKSSFLEKLGAVARKVDRKGEVKSKHGNGVDSVRVRLHKKHLKELSAVHAEQDFPAHQGSILTMKFSHDGQYLATGGEDSVVRVWKVVEDERQNTFEILDNDPSCLYFSLNHVSKLTPLNVDKEMISRVKKLSKSKSSCVILPPKVFRVMEKPVYEFYGHSGEVLALSWSMKGHLLSSSVDKTVRIWQVGHRQCLGVFSHNNYVTCVEFNPIDDNLFISGSIDGKVRIWEVERCQVVDWIDIKEIVTAVCYCPNGKQGIVGTMDGNCHFYDILDNRLHMGAQICLQGKKKFTGKRVTGFQFCPSDSSKVMVTSADSQVRILSGVNVMCKFKGTRSSGSHMSASFTADGKHIISVSEDSNVFMWNYNSKDQGTKPKNIVSSESFLSHNAAVAIPWSIPRTLPSPTFSGDDHPGSVSKNKHINDDLQQKIPGTSPDCFSMSRGFSLESLYRSPPTWPEEKLPSSSPKAVSSSLRKFEYKFLKTAYQNTFNSPNLWGLVIVTAGWDGRIRSYLNHGLPILL, from the exons ATGATGGGTAATTATTGTCACGGTGAAGATAATTTTGTTGATGCTTGTGAAGAGGTCAGTTCTTTGAGTTCAGGTTGCTCTGATGATTGTTGTGTTTCTAATAGTTTTAAATATGAGTACTGGACAAAGAACATGGAAACTGTTCATGAACGGCGTGAGAGGTTCTTGAGATGGATGGGATTGAGTATGAATAGGCATCCGAGTGGGAGTGAGGATATGGGTGATTGTGATGAACTTAAGCGGAATGGAGATGGGATTGGAAAGGATGAACCCATCCATTCAGGTTTGATAGATCGATTTATGTCTTGCCGTTCTTTTCTGTCTTGTCAGACTAATGAGGATTTGGAGTCAGCACAAGCTGATGGTATGTCGGAAAATCCTATGCATAGAATCAGAAATTTGGATGATGGCTCAGAGTTTCTAGTTGATGAATTGGGTCCTGATGGAATGCTTAGCAAACTACGCATTGTGGGCACAGATCGAAAGGTAACAGCTGAAGAGTTTCAGAAAGCTGTCGGTTCATCCACTTTTGTTCAGCAGTTCTTGCAGAAGAAAAATGAGACAAGCAAATTGGCGGATGTAAAGAAGAAAGTTAAGAGTAGTTTTCTCGAGAAGTTAGGTGCAGTGGCACGAAAAGTTGATAGGAAAGGGGAAGTCAAATCAAAGCATGGAAATGGTGTTGACTCTGTTCGTGTTCGTTTGCATAAGAAGCACTTGAAAGAGTTGTCAGCTGTTCACGCTGAACAAGATTTCCCTGCACACCAAGGCTCAATCTTAACTATGAAGTTCAGTCATGACGGCCAGTACCTAGCTACGGGCGGTGAGGACAGTGTAGTGCGTGTCTGGAAGGTAGTGGAAGATGAGAGGCAAAACACATTTGAGATTTTAGATAATGATCCTTCTTGTCTATACTTTTCGTTGAATCATGTCTCCAAATTAACTCCACTTAATGTGGATAAAGAGATGATCAGCAGGGTAAAAAAATTGAGCAAGTCAAAATCATCTTGTGTTATTCTTCCACCTAAGGTTTTCCGAGTAATGGAGAAACCTGTGTACGAGTTCTATGGACACAGTGGTGAGGTCTTGGCCCTCTCCTGGTCTATGAAAGGG CATCTGCTGTCATCCTCTGTTGATAAAACTGTTCGTATATGGCAAGTAGGACACCGACAGTGCCTCGGAGTCTTTTCTCATAATAATTACG TTACATGTGTTGAGTTCAATCCTATAGATGATAACCTTTTCATCAGCGGTTCAATAGACGGGAAAGTACGCATCTGGGAAGTAGAGCGGTGTCAAGTAGTTGACTGGATTGATATTAAAGAAATAGTTACGGCTGTGTGTTACTGTCCAAATGGCAAG CAAGGAATTGTGGGCACAATGGACGGAAACTGCCACTTCTATGATATCTTGG ATAATCGCTTGCATATGGGTGCTCAAATCTGTTTACAGGGGAAAAAGAAGTTTACAGGCAAGAGGGTAACTGGTTTTCAG TTTTGCCCAAGCGATTCAAGCAAAGTGATGGTTACTTCTGCTGACTCCCAAGTTCGAATACTTAGTGGGGTTAATGTCATGTGCAAATTTAAGG GCACTCGGAGTTCAGGAAGCCATATGTCTGCATCTTTCACAGCAGACGGAAAACACATCATCTCAGTTTCAGAGGACTCAAACGTCTTTATGTGGAATTACAACAGCAAGGACCAAGGTACTAAACCCAAAAACATTGTCTCATCTGAGAGCTTCTTATCCCACAATGCGGCGGTTGCTATACCTTGGTCCATTCCAAGAACACTCCCGTCTCCAACATTTTCAGGTGATGATCATCCGGGAAGTGTATCAAAAAATAAGCATATAAATGACGATTTGCAACAAAAAATACCCGGGACTTCCCCCGATTGCTTTTCTATGAGCCGAGGGTTTTCGCTAGAGTCCTTGTATAGGAGCCCCCCTACATGGCCAGAGGAAAAATTACCCAGCTCAAGTCCAAAGGCGGTCTCATCTTCTTT